attttctataagcTGGTTTTCATTACTCTGCTACAAATGAAATTCCTTCAGTAGAAGGAGGGGGTAAGTAGGCAGCTGGGGCAGTCAGACAGGGGGACAGGCCGGCAATGCAGGGTAGACCAGGTGGGGATGGCAGGCAGGGTAAACCGGGTGGGGTAGGTGGGTGGGTTAAGTAGGTAGAATGAACCTCATGTCTATCACATAAGCGCAATAAGCCTCCAAAAGccaacatttattttctttattttcaaactttATATAAATGCTACGACATGATCAACCAGTTTGCATGTAGCAGGTATTGGTGTGTTAAACACTGGTTCATACTGTGCATCACGTGGCAGGAgcacacacaatttatttttaatatctactttttaaatatgtttgaaAAAAATTGCCATACTGcagttcttttttaaatttctatgtttaaaaaaaatctaatgccAAATTTCAAGTACTATGTCATTGATAGTGCCCACCATCATTATTTCCACAACCTCCAGGGTCTTGATTAGTTACTAAGCCTTACTGTACTGCTGTCCAGTGGAACTTACATTACACTAACATTAATAGCAATGGTCATGTACAGGTGTCAATCCCATAATGGGTAAGACTCCCAAGGATAAAGTGGGGCAACCTTTTACAATCATGCTTGCTGATGAAATGTTATACTTGTATGAGAATGAAGAACTGTAGACTGGATGCTTCTGACTGACAGGTGTGTCCTGCTACCCAGGTGCGCCCTGTTAAACTGATCATTTAAACGATCAAAACTCTGAAagtctactcttggtttaagtcctgggttttgcctgtgaagactgcatttgttgataaaaagaataaaccaacatgaagatcagagagctgtctatgggagtaatagcaagccattttgaagctgagaaaagaggggaaatcaatcagagccattgcacaagcattgggcatagccaatacaacaatctggaacgtcctgaaaaagaaagaaaccactggtgtactaacaaccagacattgaACAGGTCGGAaaagcagttgatgacagaaacattgtgagagctgtgaagaaaaacccaaaaacaacagtcagtaaagcatcaaaaaagaagaatgcaacaatTTTCATTCGTGCAAATGTTTGTCAGTGGAGATATGCAAACATATACACTCATCatctactttattaggaacacctctGTGTATCAATATTATAAACGGTGTCAGGAACAGTTCTGTGTGAACTATAGAGACTGTTGAAATTCCCAGaacatcagcagtttctgaaatactcaaagaagcccatctggtaccaacaactatgccacgatcaaagtcactgagatctgatctatgatgtgaacattaactgtagctcttgacctgtatctgcatgattttatttgcattgtgctgctgccacgtgattggctgattagataactgtacGAGTGTGCAGATGTTCCTAATCCTAATGtgcagtttgtttttctttctttgttgacattttattttaattatagccatgaaatatgaagaaaatgaaatgacaaaataatgTTTAGgtttaagttttatttttgacacTAACGTTGCATGCTTACATGGgtaatttaaatgcaaatggaattatttcatttcattttcattttggcACAGTCTTTCCGTACATAAAAGACAAATGGGGtgaacattttaaatttttgtgttttaattttaattatatttttgccACAATATACCTCccacaaaaatcacaaaataatctttttttaaaaaatgtttgttaatgGCAAATAAGATAATGTGGActccaaaaaaagaaacattatagtgattttatttttatttttataattgaCAGCCTATTGATACAAGCCACCCCAGTACATATCATacatatttgtttgttggtttggtTGTTTGTTAGTTTCAAATTATCCATGAGCAcaacattcactttatttttattattgattgGTCACATTttatattctgaaaagcagagGGCCTGCTTTTCTCAGTAAAACACTTTACTCATTTCATTTTGAAAGAAGTGAGGTTAATGTCACCCTTGATACGAATATAAGTGATGACCTCCAGCCCTTGCTGATTGGGGAACTCAATCATATGCCCATCAGGTAGCATCACCTCAAAAAGTCTTCCTGCGTGCTTCACTACAACCTGAGAAGGAGAGGGTAATGTTGCTAAGATTATCTGCTTAATTCAGACATGCACAGTAGCTGTCAATGTGTGATTTAATAACATATATCAGTAGTGACTGGTGTCAAAACTTACTATATAAGTATTTTGTGAATacaaagacaaactttaaaTACAGTAAACATATAAAAGTCTCTGTTATACCTTAAAAGTGGAGCCTGGTTGGAAAGGGTTGTGTGTTTCCCTTTGCTCCTGGTTCCAGATGCCATCACACTGTGAATTACACACCAGCACTGGTGtcttttcatcatcatcatgaaaacGAGGGTTAAAGTGAAGAGCTAGTTCTGTGGAGCTGGAGCCCAGGTCAACTTGGAACCttcagaaatataaaatatagataTGATTATATAGATATGATTGCAGATAACTAGGCTAATTATTATTGTATGAGCTGAGCAACACATTCTGAAACTTTCTTTTTAtaactatatctatctatctttctatccatctatatctatctatatatctatatctatctctctctctctctcatatatatatatatatatatatatatatatatatatatatatatatatatatacatatataaaataagccATGCTAGTTTACATGTTTTACTTCTAGCTAGTGGACAGCACAGTAAATGTGTAGAATTCTCTATAAATTGATTAGAGACATTTTAAATTTAGTCAACGTTTTAAAAGGGTACAGTaacaaatgcattttaatctataaaatatttataactcCTACTGCAGGTCTGGGATGAAATTTAAATTTTAAGATAATGTCCAATTCACCAcaatatttcttttcttatcATTGATTAATATGAGCAATGCCAGGTCATAGGTCctgtattgtttattaaatgtatttatttatttttaacttatgGCAGTACTGAAACTTTTATTACTGAAATTATATAACAGATTACAAGGTCAACTAATTCACTGAACAATGTCACCTGGTTTAGGTTAAGTACGTTGTTATAAAAATCCCATACTTCGGTACTTCTATTTTAATTTGAATACATCATATACAGTgtcttccactaatattggcacgcttggtaaatatgagcaaagaaagctgtgaaaaattgtctttattgtttaaccttttgatcttttataaaaaataaataaataaataaataaaaaattcacaaagatactctgctctcatggatatcaaacaattgcaaacaaaacacaggtttatatattttttttttctttaaaaaatctttgttaaatataggtgtgcaacaattattcaGTAGTTCCAGTAAGtcccagtagtgtctggcaaactgaagatgcttgagttagtttttggatgagagtagaggcttttttcttgaaacccttcctaacaacttgtggtgatgtaggtgacttcagattgtagttttggagattttctgaccccaagacacaactaacttctgcaattgtccagctgtgatccttggagatttttttgccactcgaaccatcctcttcacagtgcattgagatgatatagacacacgtccaattccagtttgattcataacatttgcAGTTGATTGgaa
The genomic region above belongs to Ictalurus punctatus breed USDA103 chromosome 14, Coco_2.0, whole genome shotgun sequence and contains:
- the LOC108275253 gene encoding galectin-2-like, which encodes LQEAELKNVLFSVGDRLKVQGRIHSDAKRFQVDLGSSSTELALHFNPRFHDDDEKTPVLVCNSQCDGIWNQEQRETHNPFQPGSTFKVVVKHAGRLFEVMLPDGHMIEFPNQQGLEVITYIRIKGDINLTSFKMK